GCTGGAAATATATAATCCAGGAACAAAATGATAATTATGAAATTGTTGATGAAATGTTAAAAAAGCAAATGAATGTTGAATTGTATTTTAATGAGTATGATGAGGTGAAAATCACTTTATATAAAGATGGAAGCCCTATTACTACTATGCAAAGAATTGCTATTTCAAAAGTTGAGTTGGATGAAGAGGAAGACGGCATTCAATTCGTATTAGAACGCATGCCAAGTCGAATGATTCGTTTGCAATTAAAGCCATACCTTGCAGTAGAAATGGGGCCGTACTGGGAAGTATGTGAAGACTGTGAATGAACATGAAAAAACATCCGTATACACGGATGTTTTTTCATGTTTTTTGAAGTTGTTTAAAGGCAATAATCGGTAGTAAGATGATGCTCACCCAACCGATAATAGGGTATAGAATATGAAGTAATTCACTATATCCGATGAAACTAAAGCAATAACTAATTAGTAATATGAAGTAAATAATGTTATTACTTTTCCATCCGGTAATGGATTGCATTTGTTTTGTCATTCC
This Bacillus mycoides DNA region includes the following protein-coding sequences:
- a CDS encoding DUF3979 family protein; this encodes MLYEDLMTLFQAAPIELDRGGWKYIIQEQNDNYEIVDEMLKKQMNVELYFNEYDEVKITLYKDGSPITTMQRIAISKVELDEEEDGIQFVLERMPSRMIRLQLKPYLAVEMGPYWEVCEDCE